From the genome of Metarhizium brunneum chromosome 4, complete sequence, one region includes:
- the SNF7 gene encoding Vacuolar-sorting protein SNF7, protein MWSWFGGGSAQSRKDSPKNAILNLRSQLDMLQKREKHLQNQIDEQHNIARKNATTNKNAAKAALRRKKANEHTLDQTLAQIGTLETQINAIESANINHETLLAMQQAGKAMANIHGKLTPEKVDQTMDELREQNALSEEIVNAITSNHIGEVIDDDELEDELDQLQQEKLDEDILKTGSVPVADIVHKMPSVANQEPVPSRGQAVEEDDEEAELRKLQAEMAM, encoded by the exons ATGTGGAGCTGGTTCGGCGGTGGTTCCGCCCAGTCTCGCAAAGACTCTCCCAAGAATGCCATCCTCAACCTCCGTTCGCAGCTTGATATGCTGCAGAAGCGAGAGAAGCACCTGCAGAACCAAATAGACGAACAGCACAATATTGCGCGCAAGAACGCCACTACAAACAAGAATG CGGCAAAGGCGGCCCTGCGACGTAAGAAGGCGAACGAACATACCTTGGATCAGACCTTGGCGCAAATAGGCACCCTCGAGACGCAGATCAATGCGATAGAATCGGCCAACATTAACCACGAGACTTTGCTGGCGATGCAGCAAGCGggcaaggccatggcgaataTTCACGGCAAGCTTACGCCAGAGAAGGTCGACCAGACAAT GGATGAACTTCGAGAGCAAAACGCACTTAGCGAGGAGATTGTCAATGCAATTACTTCGAATCATATTGGCGAGGTCatcgatgacgacgagctagaggacgagctggaccAGCTTCAGCAGGAGAAGCTGGACGAGGATATCCTCAAGACAGGAAGCGTGCCTGTTGCAGATATTGTGCACAAAATGCCGTCAGTGGCAAACCAGGAGC CCGTTCCAAGCAGGGGCCAAGCGGTCGAagaggacgacgaagaagccgAGCTCAGAAAGCTCCAAGCCGAAATGGCCATGTAA